In the genome of Nocardia sp. NBC_00416, one region contains:
- a CDS encoding AurF N-oxygenase family protein, producing the protein MTSSATTLSDDQLVAQAQEYAEKLLLLSEGSVNRNFDPFTDIDWDNPDFSADARPERWILPKSGDTVGRHPWYEALPDDKKIELGKYRQANVAKVGLQFEAILISGMMQHIFGLPNGDPEFRYCSHEMIEEHNHTLMFQEMVNRIGVDVPGMGPLVRQFRQVAVPVAVAFPNLFFMAVLAGEEPIDHIQKEVLRSGEEVHPIMRGVMAIHVAEEARHISFAHEFLKKHVPESSAANKFVLSLAMPIVMWILGRAIVTPPKAFFDEFDIPRSVRKDLFYGSADAKQTFSDYFADVRSLAKEIGLMNPIAKRVWKALGIDGHTTRYRSEPLRGVSGKAA; encoded by the coding sequence ATGACGTCTTCAGCCACCACGCTCTCCGACGACCAGCTGGTCGCGCAGGCGCAGGAGTACGCGGAGAAGCTGTTGCTGCTGTCGGAGGGCTCGGTCAACCGGAATTTCGATCCGTTCACCGATATCGACTGGGACAATCCCGACTTCTCCGCCGATGCGCGGCCCGAGCGCTGGATTCTGCCCAAATCGGGCGATACGGTCGGTCGCCACCCCTGGTACGAGGCGTTACCGGACGATAAGAAGATCGAGCTGGGCAAGTACCGCCAGGCCAATGTCGCGAAGGTGGGCCTGCAGTTCGAGGCCATCCTGATCAGCGGCATGATGCAGCACATCTTCGGTCTGCCCAACGGTGACCCGGAGTTCCGCTACTGCTCCCACGAGATGATCGAGGAGCACAACCACACCCTGATGTTCCAGGAGATGGTCAACCGGATCGGCGTCGACGTCCCGGGCATGGGCCCGCTGGTACGTCAGTTCCGGCAGGTCGCCGTCCCCGTCGCGGTCGCGTTCCCGAACCTGTTCTTCATGGCCGTGCTCGCCGGCGAGGAGCCGATCGATCACATCCAGAAGGAAGTACTGCGCTCCGGTGAGGAAGTGCATCCGATCATGCGCGGGGTCATGGCCATCCATGTGGCCGAAGAGGCCCGTCACATCTCCTTCGCCCACGAGTTCCTCAAGAAGCACGTCCCCGAGTCCTCGGCCGCCAACAAGTTCGTACTGTCGCTGGCCATGCCGATCGTCATGTGGATCCTCGGCCGTGCCATCGTGACCCCGCCCAAGGCGTTCTTCGACGAATTCGATATCCCGCGCAGCGTGCGCAAGGACCTGTTCTACGGCTCCGCCGACGCCAAGCAGACCTTCAGCGACTATTTCGCCGACGTCCGCAGCCTGGCCAAGGAGATCGGCCTGATGAATCCGATCGCCAAGCGGGTGTGGAAGGCGCTCGGCATCGACGGGCACACCACCCGGTACCGGTCCGAGCCTTTGCGCGGCGTGTCCGGCAAAGCGGCCTGA